TTGAGGCCGCTTAGGCTTGATGATGTCTATAAAGGTTATACGTATGATTTGGACAAGGTGGTGGAGCCGGGGAAGACCATCGCTTGGGTGAAGGAGCGCCTGGCCGGTCTGGACCTGAAGATCCTCAAGCAGGTGGTGCGCATTGATTCGGGGCGTCTGGACATTCCGGTGTACATCAGTCTGGTGGATGTGGATGCCATGCGGGTGATGCCCACCCGCAAGCAGATGGGCAAAGGCGCCACTCCGGCCCAGGCCGAGGCCTCGGCCCTTATGGAGCTGGTGGAGCGCTTCAGTTTTTTTTCGTTTCTGGAGGAAGGCCCCTTAATTTATGGCCGGGCCCGGGAGTTCGGGGAGGGGGCCCTGCCCTTCCGGTATCTGGCCCGCTCCCTATTTGATGCTTCGCCTGCCGCCGAGCTGGCAGAGCGCCTTTACCCGGACTGGCCCCTCTATTTTGCCCCGGCCACCAATCTGGCCAGCGGCGAGGCGGTGCTCCTGCCTTTCCATTGGTTTTATCTGATTGAGGAATTCAATGGCCCGGCGGCGGGCAACTGCCCCGAGGAGGCGGTGCTTCAGGGCTTGTGTGAGGTGGTGGAGCGCCATGTGGGCTCGGTGATCAGCCACGAGCGGCTCCCCACCCCCCTCATTGACCCGGAAAGTGCCACCGACCCGGTGGTGCGGGAGCTGTTGGACAAGTTCCGGCGCAACGGCATCAGGCTGTGGCTCCGGGATTTCTCCTTGGACACCGGCATCCCCACGGTGGGGGCCCTGGCCTATGATCCGGCCACCTTCCCGGAAAAGAGCGAGATCGTCTTCACCGCCGGCACCACCACCAGCCCGGAGAAGTCCCTGGCCCGGGCCCTGACCGAGATCGCCCAGCTGGCGGGGGATTTTCACCGCCGCACCAGCTACCGGCCCACCCTGCCCAAATACGGGAGCCTTAAGGAGGCGGCTTATCTCATGGCCGAGGGGCCCATGGTGCCTTTGGCGAGCCTTCCCGACATTTCCCATGACAACCTCAGGGTGGAAATTTCCCGGGCGGTGGAGGCGTTAGGCAAGCTGGGTCTGGAGCCCCTGGCGGTGGATCTCACCCATCCGGGGCTGCAGATCCCGGTGTATTACCTGCTCATTCCCGGCACGCATTTCCTGGAGCGCACCCGCAATACCGACACCCTTTTCCATCTGGCCCGGACCGCGGCCCTCTATGCCCGGCCCGCCGACGCCCTGGAGGCTTTGGCCCGCTTGCAGGCCCTGGCCCCGGAGCGCTTCGAGGTGCCCTTCTTTTTGGGGGTGGTGCAGGAGAACCTGGGAGAGCCCGCCGCGGCCCTGGAGTCCTTCCGGCGCTCCCTCACGTTGGGGCCGCCGGCCCACGAGGTGGCCAGCGTCTATGTGCACCTGGGCTCCTGCCTTAAGGACCTGGGAGAGTATGACCAGGCGGTGGCGGCTCTTGGACAAGCCCGGGAGCTCAACCCCGAGCTCAAGGAGGCCCACCATCTCCTGGGCTTCTGCTTCTTCAAGCTGGGGGCGCATGAGGAGGCGGTGGCCTGCTTTGAGCGCTGCATCGAGCTGGACCCCGGCTCCGGCATCGACTATGCCAACCTGGGGGTGAACCTGCTCCGGCTGGGGCACTGCCGGGAGGCGGCCTATGTGCTCCAGCAGGCCCTGGACCTGGACCCCTCCCTGGACTTCGCCCGCCGGATGCTGAAGGAGGCCCTGGGCTGAGTCAAAGGGTTGGGGGAGAGGGCCTGGGAGAGGGGGCAGGGGTCCGCGACCCCTGGCCCCCTCTCCCAGAACCAGGTACCGCTCTAATGCACACCTGAGAGGTGAGGATGCTCAAGCCGCCTGTGTGCGATTTTTCCCGCTACCCGCCGGAGTCCGCCGGCAGGCTCCTGACCTGTCAGGTGCCCGTGGTCTCCCAGGAGGCCACCATCGCGGCGGTGGAGCGGCTGCTCCTCACCCACGCCCGGGATTTCGAGTCCATCAGCTATGTCTATGTGGTGGATGAGGCGGGCTGCCTCACCGGAGTGCTGTCCATCAAGGAGGTCTTTCAGCAGGAGAAGCGGCGTCCGGTGGCGGAGGTGATGGTCACTCGCCTGGCCACCGTGCCGCCGGCGGCCGACCAGGAGCGGGTGGTGCACCTGGCCCTGGCCCATGACCTCAAGGCGGTGCCCGTGGTGGATGAGCAGGGAATCTTCTTGGGCGCGGTGCTGAGCCGGACTCTGCTCAATACTCTCTTTCGGGAGGCCAGCGAGGACCTTCTGCGCCTGGGGGGCATCAAGCGTTCCGAATCCATGTTCGACAATGTGCTCAAGCTCCCGGTAGTTGTCTCCCTGGAGCACCGCCTTCCCTGGCTCCTTTTGGGGCTTTTGGGGGGGATGCTGGCCGCCGGCATCATCGGCCGTTTCGAGGGCACCCTGGAGAAGAACCTCATCCTGGCCGCCTTCATCCCCCTCATGGTGTACATGGCGGATGCCGTGGGCACGCAGATGGAGGCCTTCATCATCCGGGACCTGGCGGTGAACCCGGAGCTGGAGTTTTTCCGGTATTTCCGCCGCCAGTTCCTTATTGTCACCCTCATTGGCCTCATCACCAGCGGGGCCCTGGGGGGCTTGAGCTTCCTCCTCTACCGGGCTCCCCGGGTCTCTGTGGTATTGGCTCTGTCCCTGTTTCTCGGCATCATCTCCTCCGTGGTCACCGGCTTGGTCATTCCCTACCTCATGGGCCGCCTGCGGCAGGATCCGGCCAACGCCAGCGGCCCGGTGGCCACCATCCTCCAGGATATTTTGACCGTGGCCATCTTTTTCCTCATCGCCTCCTGGCTCCTGGGGTGAAAAGGTGAAGGAACCCGGGAATCCCGCCACCGCCACTGCTCCCGCCGCGGCCCGGCAAGCCCATGCGGCCCGGCCCCGGCGCCGGCTCCTCAAGGCCCTCCTGGTGACCGGGGTGGTGGCAGTCCTCCTGGCCGGAGCCGTCTGGCACGGCGGCATTCCGATGAGCCGCCTCTATGCGCGTCTTCTCAAGCCGCTGATGAATGCCTGCCTTGCCATCGGGGTGGGCCTGGCTGTGGGGCTGTTCATCGAAAACGCCAGCCTCACCGCCAAAATCGGCCGCCTGACGGCGCCGCTCCTCAGGTTCGGGCACCTCAAGGAGCCCTCGGCCGTGGCCTTCACCACCGCCTTTTTCTCCGCCATCTCCGCCAGCGCCATCCTGATGAATGCCCACAAGGATGAGGTCATTTCCCGGGAGGAGCTCACCATCTCCGCCCTCATCCTCACCTTTCCGGCCTTCTTTGCCCATCTCCCCAGCATGTTTTTCATCATCACGCCCCTGGTGGGGGTGCTGGGCGTCTATTACCTGGCCATTCTTTTGGGGGCCGATCTGCTGCGCACCCTGGGCTACCTCCTCTACGCCCGCTGGCGCCTGCCGGCCTATCAGCCCCGCATCTCTCCGCCTGCCGGTTCCCGGCCGGACTGGCGCCAGGTGCTTCGGGACACCGGCAAAAAATTCCTCACCCGCCTCTATAACATCCTGGTGATCACCATCCCGGTATTTGTGGCCGTCTTTCTGGCCCAGGAAGGGGGGCTCTTCGACTGGCTCAAGGACCACCTGGCCCGGGGGCTGGCGGGCATCGCCCTGCCGGTGGAGGCCTTCAGCATCCTGCTTTTTGCCCTGGCGGCGGAGACCACCGGCGGATTCGCCGCCGCCGGCGCCCTCCTCACCGCGGGCACCTTGAGCCCCGGGGTGGTGCTCTTCACTTTGATTCTGGGCACCATCATCTCCAGCCCCATGCGGGCCATCCGCCACCAGCTGCCCTTTTATCTGGGCATCTACACCCCCGCCTTGGGCCTGCGCCTCATGATCCTGAGCCAACTCTTTCGGGCTTTGAGCCTGCTGCCCTTCCTCCTGCTGGTCTATTGGTGGGGCATGTAAGCCCGGCTGCCTTGACAGCAGCGGCCGGGGGAGAGTATAAGAGCGGCAGGAGGCCGCACATGGCGGGCGCGGGCAAGGTCTTGTTTCTCCTGGACATCAGCTCCTATATCTACCGGGCCTTCCATGCCATCCGGGGCCTCTCCACTTCCCAGGGACTGCCCACCAACGCCGCCTTCGGGGTCACCAGCATGCTCCTCAAGGTGCTGAAAGAGCGGCGGCCGGAATATCTGGCCCTGGTCTTCGACACCAAGGCCCCCACCTTCCGCCATGTGGCCTACCCGGAGTACAAGGCCCACCGCCCGCCCATGCCCGAGGAGCTCTCGGTGCAGCTCCCTTATATTCAGCAGATCATCCAGGCCTTCAATCTGCCGGCGGTGGAGGCGGATGGCTTTGAGGCCGACGACCTCATCTGCACCCTGGCCAAGAAGGCCCGGGCCGCCGGCTGGGAGGTGGAGATCGTCTCCGGCGACCGGGATCTTTTGCCCTGCCTCACCGACGGGGTGAGCATGTGGGACCCCATGCGGGACGTGCGCTATGACCCCGCGGCCATCCGGGAGAAATACGGCCTCACACCCCAGGAGCTGGCGGAGGTCAAGGCCCTGGCGGGCGACCCCAGCGACAACATCCCCGGGGTGCCCGGCATCGGGGAAAAGACCGCCCTCAAGCTCATCCAGCAGTTTCACACGGTGGAAAACCTCCTGGCCCACCTGGAGGAGGTGCCGGAAAAACGGCTGCGGGAGAAGCTGGCCCAATACGCCGACCAGGCCCGCCTCAGCCGGGAGCTGGTGCGCTTAAGCGAGGCCGCGCCGGTGGAGTTCGCGCCGGAGCGCTTCCGCCCCGGCACCCCCGACCGGGAGGCCTTGCGCCGCCTCTTTCTGGAGCTGGAATTCACTCGCTTCACCCAGGAGCTGGGTTTCGACTCCACCTTGGCCGAGGCCTTCCGCCTGGTCACCAAGCCTGGGGAGCTGGCAGAGATCGGCCAGGCCATCCGGGCCAGCGGGGAGCTGGCAGTCTATTTTCTCCTGGGGGAGGGCCACCCGGTGGCCGCGCCGGTGGCCGGAGTGGGCCTCTCCTGGCAGCCCAAGGTAGGGGCCTATGTGCCCTTCGGTTCGGACCTGCCCCCGGAGACTCTCTGGCGGGAGCTGGGCCCCCTCCTGCAAGATCCCGCCATTCGCAAGATCAGCGCCGACCTTAAGACCCTCTGGCTCCTGGGACGGCGCTTCGGCGCGCAACCCGCAGGTTTGGTGGGGGATATTTTGCTCGCCTCCTACCTCCTCAATCCGGCCCGCTACGAGCAGACCGTAGAAAACGTGGCCCTGCACCACCTGGGGATCAATCTGCCAGGGCCCCGGGAACTCCTGGGGCGGCCGGCCCAGGCGGCGGACCTGCCCCCGGAGCTGGCCCTCACCTATGCCGGCGGCCGGGCCGAGGTCTCCCTGGAGCTCTGGCCCAAGCTGGCCGAGGAGCTCAAACGGGAGGGCCTGGGTGAGCTCTATGACACCCTGGAGCTCCCCCTCATCCCGGTTTTGGGGGCCATGGAAGAGGCAGGCATTCTGGTGGACCAGGAGTTTCTGCGCCGCTTCGGCCAGGACCTGGACCGCCAGATGCAACGGCTGGAAGGCGAGATCTACGAGCTGGCGGGGGAGAGCTTCCTCATCAACTCCCCCCAGCAGCTGGGGCGCATCCTCTTTGACAAGCTGAAGCTGACGCCGCAAAAGAAGACCAAGGGCAAGACCGCCTACTCCACCGACATGGAGGTCCTCCAGACCCTGGCGGCGGAGGCCCCCATCGCCGCCAAGGTGCTGGAGTATCGCACCCTGGGGAAGCTCAAGGCCACCTATGTGGAGGCCCTCCTCAAGCTGGTGCACACCGACGGCCGCATCCACACCACCTTCCTCCAGTCGGTGGCGGCCACCGGGCGCCTCTCCAGCCGGGATCCCAATCTCCAGAACATCCCGGTCCGGGGCGAGCTGGGGGGGCAGATCCGCCAGGCCTTCATTGCGCCGCCGGGCTGGCAGCTTCTGGGCGCCGACTACTCCCAGATGGAGCTTCGGCTTCTGGCCCACTTCTCCGAAGACCCGGTCTTGCTGGCCGCCTTTCAGGAAGGGGTGGACATCCACCGGCAGACGGCGGCGGTGGTCTTCGGCATCCACCCGGAGCTGGTGACCCCGGAGATGCGCCGCCAGGCCAAGGTCATCAACTTCGGCATCATCTACGGCATGAGCGCCTTCGGCCTGGCCAAGCAGCTGGGGGTGGGCAACCGCCTGGCCCAGGACTTCATCCAGCGCTATTTCGCCAAGCATACCAAGGTGAAGGAATACCTGGAGGGCACCCTCAAGACCGCCCGGGAGCAGGGCTGGGTCACCACGCTTTTGGGCCGGCGGCGGCAGATTCCCCAGATCACCAGCAGCAACCGGCTGGTGCGCCAGGAGGCGGAGCGCAGCGCCATCAACACGCCGCTTCAGGGCTCCGCCGCGGACCTCATCAAGAAGGCCATGCTGGAGGTGGACCGGGCCCTGCGCCAGCAGGGGAGCGGCGCCCGCCTGCTCTTGCAGCTCCATGACGAACTCCTCCTGGAGGTCCCCGGAGCCGAAGTGAAAAGTGTGGCCCGGCTGGTGAAACAGGCCATGGAGGGGGTGGCCAGCCTGAAGGTGCCCCTGGTGGTGGACCTCCGGGTGGGGTCCAACTGGGGGGAGATGTCACCCTTACGGTGATAAAATGCCAAGGATAACAAATGCTTATTCATCTCAGCGGCTTCAGGGCGGCAGGAGCCCGCGCCGTCTGGCGGGCTTGTCCAGCGGGACCGTCCCCGGCGCGGGGTCGGAGGTTCCCGGCTTTCCTGAGGACCCAGTCGAAAAAAAAATCATGCCAGCCATAATTTTTCTTGCTATCCGGGCCGAGGGTGTATTAAATTAGGGCCAACTTTGTGTAACCCTTAAACCATCTCTTTAAAGGGGGGATAGATGATGAGGAAAGCTTTGGTGAGAAAGGGTTTTGCTTTGGCGATTCTCATGGCGTTTGTCCTCGCCATGGGAGCGGGCTGCTGCGACCAGTGCAAGAAGTACGTCGACGAAGCAAAGATGTACGCCGACCAGGCGGCCGCTTCTGCTTCCAAGGCTGACAGCGCGGCGCGCAACGCGGAAATGGCGGCGGCGGATGCCAAGGCGGCGGCGGACAAGGCCGAAGCGGCGGCTGATCGGGCCGAGGCTGCGGCTGCGAAGGCTGAAGCCTGCATGGTCAAGAAGCTGCGGAAGTAAGCACTGGGACAAAGATGGGAGAGTTCTTCTCTCCAGAAGGGGGTAATCGATGAGGAAGCCGTTTCTGAAAAGAGGTTTCGCGTTGGCGCTCCTCGCGGTCTTTGCCCTGGTGCTGGGAGGCTGCTGCCAGCAGTACTATGATCAGTGCAGAATGTACATGGAGCAGTCCAAGGCTTCCGCGGACAGGGCCGCTGCATCGGTGGTGAAGGCCGAAGCTGCCGCTCAGGATGCCAAAGTCCCCGTACCTCGGGCTTCTGCTGCCGCCAACAAGGCGGAGGCGGCGGCCGCCCGGGCTGAAGACGCGGCCGAGAAATGCTGCGCGATGTATAAGCCTGCCAAGGGCAAGGTCAAGACCAAGGTCAAGAAAACCAAGGTCAAGGCGACCAAAAAGGTCAAGGTCAAGCGGACGAAGTAATCCACGGCCTTATACTCGGGGGGATGTAGCCCCCAATGACACCGGCAGAGGGTGTGGGAGCAGATGCTCACCACACCTTCTGTGTTTTCCACCCCGCTCTCCCCGCCCCCAGCCCTTGGCTTGACAGGGCGCCGGCCCTTGGGTATCTTCATCCAAGTTTCCCCAGGAGGAGCCCCATGGCGCTGGACGAAATCCTCATCACCCGGGCCATCATCGAACGTTACACCGAGAAGCTGCTTGCCAACCTGGATGTGGACGTGGCCATCGTGGGCGGCGGCCCCTCCGGCCTCACCCCCGCCTGGATCCTGGCCTCCAAGGGCTGGAAAGTGGCCGTCTTCGAGCGCAAGCTCTCCATCGGCGGCGGCATGTGGGGCGGCGGCATGATGTTCAACGAGCTGGTCTTCCAGGAAGAGGCCAAACCCATCCTGGACGAGCTGGGAGTGCGCCTGAAGCCCGCCTATCCCGGCTACTTCACCGCCGACGCCATCGAAACCGTCACCACCCTGGCCTCCAAGACCGTCCAGGCCGGGGCCACCATCTTCAACTGCATCAGCGCCGAAGACGTCATGGTGCGGGACGACCGGGTCTGCGGGCTCGTCCTCTCCTGGACCGCAGTGGAGATCGCCGGCCTGCACGTGGACCCCCTCACCATCCGGGCCAAATGCGTGGTGGACGCCACCGGCCACGATATTGAGGTGGTGAAGATCTTTCTGAAGAAAAACCAGCCCGTGAGCCTCTTCACGCCCACCGGCGGCATCGGCGGCGAACGCTCCATGTGGGCCGAGGTGGGGGAAAAGGAGACCGTGGCCCATACCAAGGAGATCTACCCCGGCCTCTTTGTCTCCGGCATGGCCGCCACCGCCACCCACGGCACCTACCGCATGGGCCCCATCTTCGGCGGCATGTTCCTCTCCGGCAAAAAAGTCGCCGACCTCATCCACGAACGCCTCACCGCCGAGTGGTGAGGGTTGAGGGAAGGGCCGGGGGAACGCAGTTCCCCCGCCCTCCCCTCAAACTCCCCACCCCACCCCCTTTATGGGGTTGGGGGTGGGGGTTTGGGGGAGGGAGGCAGGGGCCGCCGGCCCCTGGCCCCCTCCCCCAAATGCCCGGAAGCAACGCCTATGACATACGAAGCGGTTATTGGCTTGGAGGTGCATGCCCAGCTCCTGACGGAGAGCAAGATCTTTTGCGGCTGTGCCACCCGCTTTGGGGCGCCGCCCAATACCCAGGTGTGTCCGGTGTGTCTGGGGATGCCGGGGACTTTGCCGGTATTGAACCGCAAGGCGGTGGAGTATGCCCTGAAGATGGCCTTGGCCACCAATTGCCGGGTGGCCTCGGAGTCGGTCTTTGCCCGCAAGAATTATTTTTATCCCGATCTCCCCAAGGGCTATCAGATCTCCCAATATGAGCGGCCGCTGGCGGAGCAGGGGTATCTGGACATCCAGGTGAACGGGGAAAGCAAGCGCATCGGCATCACCCGCATCCACCTGGAGGAGGACGCCGGCAAGCTGGTGCATAGCGAGACCCGGCCGGTGAGTTTCGTGGATTTCAACCGCACCGGCGTGCCTTTGATTGAGATTGTCAGCCAGCCGGACCTGCGCACGCCGGAGGAGGCGGTGGCATATCTTCAGGGGCTGCGCAACATTTTGCTATACCTGGGCATCTGCGACGGCAACCTGGAGGAGGGCTCGCTGCGCTGCGACGCCAATATTTCTCTCAGACCGGTGGGGCAGGCGGCCTTCGGCACCAAGGTGGAGATCAAGAACATGAACTCCTTCCGCTTCCTCCGCCAGGCCCTGGAGTATGAGATGCGGCGTCAGCGGGCCCTGTTGGCTGAGGGCCGGGAGATTGTTCAGGAGACCCGGCTGTGGGATGCGGCCAAGGGGCAGACCTTCTCCATGCGGGGCAAGGAGGAGGCCCACGACTACCGCTATTTCCCGGACCCGGACCTGGTGCCGCTCCGGGTGCCGGCGGAGTGGCTGGAGGAGATCCGCGGCTCCCTGCCGGAGCTGCCCGCGGCCCGGGCCCGGCGTTTCATGGAGGACTATGGCCTCCCGGAGTATGACGCCGGGGTGCTCACCGCCGACAAGGCCCTGGCGGATTACTTCGAGGCGGTGCTGGCCGTCTTCCCCCGGCCCAAGCCGGTGAGCAACTGGATCATGGCCGAGGTGCTGCGGGAGCTCAAAAAAGAGGAGGCCGGGATTGCCTCCCTGAAAGTGGCCCCTGAAGACCTGGGGCGGCTCCTGGCCCTGGTGGAGGAGGGGGCCATCAGCGGCAAAATCGCCAAGATGGTCTTTGAGGAAATGGTGCAAAGTGGCCGGGGCCCCGAGGCCATCATCCGGGAGCGGGGCTTAAGCCAGATCACCGACGCCGGAGCGCTGGAGGCCCAGGCCCGTGAGATCCTGGCGGCCCACCCCAAGGAGGTGGCGGACTATAAGGCCGGCAAGACCAAGGTCCTGGGCTTTTTTGTGGGCCAGCTGATGCGCCAGACCAAAGGCCAGGCCAACCCGCAGCTGGCCAACGAGGTCTTCCGGAAGCTGCTGTCCGAATAGAAAATCATGGGGGAAGAGCCGAGGAACCGTCGGACCTCCGCCCTTTTAGCAATATTCCCTCCCCGCCCCATCTTAGGCATTGGGAAATCGAGGCCAGCGAGGCGATTAAACAATAAAGGGGGTGGGGGGAGTGGGTTTGGGAGAGGGGGCATGGGTCCATGACCCCTGGCCCCCTCACCCAGGAACTCAGAAAAGGATTCGGCATGATCCCCTACTGCAGCATCTGCTGGCAGGATAACCGGGTGCGCCTCCTGGACCAGCGCCGCCTGCCCCAGGAAGAAGTGTACCTGGAAACCGCGGATTACCGGGAGGTCATCGAGGCCATCCGCACCCTGGCCATCCGGGGGGCGCCGGCCATCGGGGTAGCCGCGGCCATGGCCGCGGCGCTGGGCGCCCTGGAGATCACCACCGACGACCCGGGGGAGTTTCAGGCCCGGTTTCAGGAGATCCTGCGGGAGATCGCCAAGGCCCGGCCCACCGCGGTGAATCTCTTCTGGGCCCTGGAGCGCATGGAACGGGTGGCAAAAGCACATGCCGGAGAGCCGGTGGCGGCCCTCAAAGAGCGGCTGGTGCACGAAGCCCAGGCCATCCTGAAGGAGGATGACACCATCAACCGGCATCTGGCGGCCCACGGCCAGGTGCTCATCCCCGAGGGTGGTCGGGTGCTCACCCACTGCAACACCGGCGCCTTGGCCACCGGCGCCTACGGCACCGCCTTGGGGGTGCTCCGGGCCGCCTGGGAGGCCGGCCGGCGCTTTTCGGTGTGGGTGGATGAGACCCGGCCGCTTTTGCAGGGCGCCCGCCTCACCACCTGGGAGCTGGGGAAGATCGGCATCCCCTACACCCTCATCCCCGATGGCGCCGCCGCCTTCCTCATGCAAAAGAAGCAGGTGGATCTGGTGATCGTGGGGGCGGACCGCATTGCCGGCAATGGCGACACCGCCAACAAGATCGGCACCTACGGCCTGGCGGTCCTGGCCCGCTACCACGGGGTGCCGTTTTACGTCGCTGCGCCCCTGTCCACCTTTGACTTTGCCCTCGCCGACGGCAGCCAGATCCCGGTGGAGGAGCGGGAGCCTGATGAAGTCACCTGCCTCTGGGGGCAGCCGGTGGCGCCGCCAGGGGCCCCGGCCCTGAACCTGGCCTTTGACGTCACCCCCAACGAACTTATCAGCGGCATCATCACGGAGCGGGGCATCGCCACGCCCCCATATCCCTCCAGCCTGAAACCCTGGAAACGCAGCCAAGGATGATCCCATGCGGCGTCTTGTTTCGTTGCTGACCCTGGTCGCGGCCGTGAGCCTGGCCCTCCCGGCCTGGGGCTCCGGCCCCTTTAACATCCGCCTGCCCCGCAGCCCGCAGGGCGTGGACCCGGAGGCCGTCACCGTGGTGGGGGAGGTGCGCAAATACACCATCAAAAAAGGGGACAGTCTCTTGGAGCTGGCCCGGGACTTCGGTCTGGGCTACCACGACCTGGCGGTCCTGCACCGCCAATACGACCCCTTCATCCCCCCCGCCGGGGCGGTGATCACCGTGCCCACCAAGTGGATCATCCCGGATAACCGGGGCCGGAACATCATCGTCAATACCGGCCAGATGCGCCTTTACTTCTACCAGAACAACGCCACCCAGGTATATACCTACCCCATCGGCATGGGCGTGCTGGATTTCAAGACCCCCACCGGCGTCTTCCGGGTGGTGGAAAAGAAGGTGAAACCCGCCTGGCACATCCCCAAAAGCCTGCAGGCGAAATACGGCATGACGGTGATGCCCCCCGGGCCGGACAACCCCCTGGGCGACTACAAGCTCACCCTCTCCTGGGGCGATTACGGCATCCACGGCACCCACATGCCCCTGGGGGTGGGCCGCCTGGTGAGCCACGGCTGCACCCGCATGTACCCGGAGCACATCAAGGAACTCTTCCCCAAGGTGCCGGTGGGGGCTACGGTGGAATACATCTACGAGCCGGCCCTGGTGGGCTTCAAACACGGCCGCATCTTCCTCTCCATACACGAGGACTTCTACTTCAAGATCCGCTCCATGCTCCTGCACGTGCTCAGCCTGCTGGAAAACAAAGGCCTGGCGGAACAGGTGGACATGCGCAAGGTGATGCAGGCAGTGGAAGAACAAAACGGCCTGCCGGTGGACATCACCCGCACCGGCGCGTCCTCCTATTGGAGCCGGATGGAGTAAGGCGGGGAGAGGTAAAACATGAGGGGAGGGCCGGGGGAGCCGTGGCTCCCCCGCCCTCCCCTCATGCTCCCCACCCAACCCCCTTTATGGGGTTGGGGGAGAGGGTGTGGGAGAGGGGGCAGGGGGCCACTGCCCCCTGGCCCCCTCTCCCAAGTTCCTGCCGGCCGAGTCTCAGCCGCCGGCGGCGGCGTCGAAGCGGTAGCGTTCCTCCACGATGCGTTCCACTTCCTCTTCCGTGGGCATGCTGTCCCGGTAGCCGGCCAGGTATTGGTTGCGGAGCCAGCGGAAGAGGCTCACGGTTTCGTTGACCCGGACGATTTCCGGGATGTCGCCGCTCTTCACGGTCTTGATGTGGGGGGTGTACTGCCCCAGGGTGGAGACCACGTCGTAGAAGGTGGCGGCCTCCCGTTTCACGCCCCGCTTGAAGGAGCGGCCCTCCTTGGGGTAGATGAGTTCGGGGTCGGGGTTGCCGGAGATGTCCAGGCGCTGGAAGGGCCGGCGCACCGCCACCTGCCATTTGCGGGACTCCACCATCATGCGGGCGATGAGGGGCCCGGCCCAGTCGTGGGTGATGTGGCCCTGGGGGCAGGTGGAGAAGAACTCCACCACCGAGGGGCCGTTGTAGGCGATGGCCTCCTTGAGGATGTTGATGGCGTAGAAGGGGTTGTCGATGCTCAGCTTGGCCGCGTACACGTGGCTGATGGCCATGGCCTGGGCGATGATCCGCCGGTGCAGGGTGGTCTTGCCGGCGTATTTCCGGCCGATGGGGCTGGTGGAGCGGTCGGTGCCGAAGCGGGTGGCCCCGGACTTCTGCACGCCGGTGTTCATGTAGCCCTCGTTGTTGTAGATCACCCAGGTGACGTCGAAGTTTTCGCCCAGGGCGTAGTTGAAGGGGCCGTTGCCGATGTCGTAGATGGCGCCGTCCCCGGCAAAGACGATGATCTTGGTGAGCACGTCGTTGAAGCGGTCCACGTAAGCCTGATCCAGGGTGAACTTGGCTCCCAGGGCGG
The genomic region above belongs to Desulfobaccales bacterium and contains:
- a CDS encoding L,D-transpeptidase family protein, translating into MRRLVSLLTLVAAVSLALPAWGSGPFNIRLPRSPQGVDPEAVTVVGEVRKYTIKKGDSLLELARDFGLGYHDLAVLHRQYDPFIPPAGAVITVPTKWIIPDNRGRNIIVNTGQMRLYFYQNNATQVYTYPIGMGVLDFKTPTGVFRVVEKKVKPAWHIPKSLQAKYGMTVMPPGPDNPLGDYKLTLSWGDYGIHGTHMPLGVGRLVSHGCTRMYPEHIKELFPKVPVGATVEYIYEPALVGFKHGRIFLSIHEDFYFKIRSMLLHVLSLLENKGLAEQVDMRKVMQAVEEQNGLPVDITRTGASSYWSRME
- the gatB gene encoding Asp-tRNA(Asn)/Glu-tRNA(Gln) amidotransferase subunit GatB, whose product is MTYEAVIGLEVHAQLLTESKIFCGCATRFGAPPNTQVCPVCLGMPGTLPVLNRKAVEYALKMALATNCRVASESVFARKNYFYPDLPKGYQISQYERPLAEQGYLDIQVNGESKRIGITRIHLEEDAGKLVHSETRPVSFVDFNRTGVPLIEIVSQPDLRTPEEAVAYLQGLRNILLYLGICDGNLEEGSLRCDANISLRPVGQAAFGTKVEIKNMNSFRFLRQALEYEMRRQRALLAEGREIVQETRLWDAAKGQTFSMRGKEEAHDYRYFPDPDLVPLRVPAEWLEEIRGSLPELPAARARRFMEDYGLPEYDAGVLTADKALADYFEAVLAVFPRPKPVSNWIMAEVLRELKKEEAGIASLKVAPEDLGRLLALVEEGAISGKIAKMVFEEMVQSGRGPEAIIRERGLSQITDAGALEAQAREILAAHPKEVADYKAGKTKVLGFFVGQLMRQTKGQANPQLANEVFRKLLSE
- the mtnA gene encoding S-methyl-5-thioribose-1-phosphate isomerase is translated as MTPGPLTQELRKGFGMIPYCSICWQDNRVRLLDQRRLPQEEVYLETADYREVIEAIRTLAIRGAPAIGVAAAMAAALGALEITTDDPGEFQARFQEILREIAKARPTAVNLFWALERMERVAKAHAGEPVAALKERLVHEAQAILKEDDTINRHLAAHGQVLIPEGGRVLTHCNTGALATGAYGTALGVLRAAWEAGRRFSVWVDETRPLLQGARLTTWELGKIGIPYTLIPDGAAAFLMQKKQVDLVIVGADRIAGNGDTANKIGTYGLAVLARYHGVPFYVAAPLSTFDFALADGSQIPVEEREPDEVTCLWGQPVAPPGAPALNLAFDVTPNELISGIITERGIATPPYPSSLKPWKRSQG